TGTGCTGACCCGGGATCGATTCACCTTGAAATCAGGTATTACCATGGCCTCAATCGGGTCGCCCAGTAGGACGATATCATTTGGGACCAATAAACCTCGTGAGGTCGCAACGTTGAGGGTGGGAACCAAGCTCGGATCAAGGGACATAATCCGGGCAACAACATAATCCAGCGCATGTGGGTTAGCCGAGATCAAAACAACACCCACCTTTCGAGTCATCCCATTTCGCGGGCCGTTTCCTTCCATCCCAACAATGCCATCCATAATATGCAGCCGTGAGCCAACCAACTCTGCCAGGTCCACCAACATCTCAGAGAACTCGAACTCATTCGACAGACGAGCATGAAAACCCGTCTTCTGCACACCCGGCAGGCAACCAAAGTGATTCTTGACTGCACCTGTCAGGCGGGTCAGTGCATGTGTCTTGAATTTCGGTAAATTGATAACCCCGTCAGCGGCCAATACGCCGTTGGCAAGGTTAAATGATTTGATCAAATTTCCAACCGGATTGCGGATATCAACGCCATTAGCAAAATCCGCTAATTCAACGGCATTGGCCTCAGCCACATCCGCCAGTCCAGCCCAGCGCGCAGCAGAAGCAACCGGACCAAATCCAGGCGAGTCGCCATATTGGAGTTTCACCCCTGCTGATTGAAATATATCTATCACTGCTTCAAAGAATTCCGGTCGGGTAGTGGTTCCGTGCTCAGGCTCATCGCCAAATAACAGATTAGGTTTCAATACAATCCTCTCACCGGGTTTAACGAACTCTCCCACCCCACCTAACAAACCAATACCTGTTTTTACAACCTGTTTGACCCGTTTATAAGAATCGCAGTTCAAGGCAACGACA
This Chloroflexota bacterium DNA region includes the following protein-coding sequences:
- a CDS encoding DUF362 domain-containing protein; the encoded protein is MVEKPFVSDRDHRVVALNCDSYKRVKQVVKTGIGLLGGVGEFVKPGERIVLKPNLLFGDEPEHGTTTRPEFFEAVIDIFQSAGVKLQYGDSPGFGPVASAARWAGLADVAEANAVELADFANGVDIRNPVGNLIKSFNLANGVLAADGVINLPKFKTHALTRLTGAVKNHFGCLPGVQKTGFHARLSNEFEFSEMLVDLAELVGSRLHIMDGIVGMEGNGPRNGMTRKVGVVLISANPHALDYVVARIMSLDPSLVPTLNVATSRGLLVPNDIVLLGDPIEAMVIPDFKVNRSRVSTTGEPGFWSKFVKNWITPRPVINSDRCTRCGRCVKVCPAEPKALGFTSGKQTPPQYDYDHCIRCYCCQEMCPEEAISVEKPALGKLLDHVMG